The following coding sequences lie in one Flavobacterium cyclinae genomic window:
- a CDS encoding DUF5686 and carboxypeptidase-like regulatory domain-containing protein yields MKTKIVLFLLFLSSIVVAQTKVGGKVVDEFGEPIAFANVIFKNSKEGVITDENGNFYFESKENYSTLVISYVGFEKKEISLKPGLNSGLKIKLKSGTELKEVVIYTGKTSKKNNPAIDILRKIWERRRKNGLKMFKQYEYDKYEKVEFDLNTIDSAFMNSKVFKGMEFVFDQIDTSSISGKTYLPIFINETLSEVYGDNEEKKYKEITKANKNSGFGSGDGVNTFIKDLYADFDIYDNYLKFFDKDFVSPLSRTGINVYNYVLNDSMFIDNKWCYNIVYYPRRKNELTFKGDFWVNDTTFAIKKINLEASKSANINWVKEIYIEQEYEVMNDSVFLLKRDYMMSDFSFSKKEESKGVYGKRTTLARNHKFDIKKEDKFYKKEVNFYDNAVYNKSDAFWEENRFEALNKNEAGIYKMLDTLKEVPRFKRIYSLASILGSGYVEIPKLKLDYGPIFSTFGYNDVEGQRIRAGGRTYFGPNDKWRIQGYTAYGFKDDQFKYGISGRWMVNPNNRLILSIGNRRDVEQMGVSLTTSNDVLGRSFASSALFASGVNNQLTSVNLTTLGFEIEPFKNFTFQTNLTYRTLKSASGEFSLDYYTDLTQTEIKSEVKQSEINLVAEFTPYRKTVGYGVDRLDVDFNYPRVFLSYSNGLKGVLDSDFNYQKLQFYYRQPTLIGGFGRLFTTFETGKIFGEVPLGLMGIIPGNQSWFVIENTYNLLDYYDFVADEYASLHLEHHFNGRLFSRIPYLRKLNLREIIGIKGVYGRVSEKNKMLNASGLTYIAPEDIYWEYHAGVGNIFKVLRVDFAWRGSYLEMPDARKFAVRASFGFYF; encoded by the coding sequence TAAGTTCTATTGTTGTTGCTCAAACAAAAGTAGGAGGAAAGGTTGTGGATGAATTTGGAGAGCCAATCGCATTTGCTAATGTAATTTTTAAGAACTCTAAAGAAGGTGTTATCACAGATGAAAATGGTAATTTTTATTTTGAATCAAAAGAAAATTATTCCACTTTGGTAATCTCATACGTTGGATTTGAAAAAAAAGAAATCTCATTAAAACCGGGTCTGAATAGTGGTTTAAAAATCAAATTAAAATCAGGAACTGAACTAAAAGAAGTGGTAATTTATACTGGAAAAACTTCAAAAAAGAACAATCCAGCTATCGATATATTGCGAAAAATTTGGGAACGTCGTAGGAAAAACGGACTCAAAATGTTCAAACAATATGAATATGATAAGTACGAAAAGGTTGAGTTTGATTTAAATACTATTGATTCTGCCTTTATGAACAGTAAGGTTTTTAAAGGAATGGAATTTGTTTTTGATCAAATTGATACCTCAAGTATTTCAGGAAAAACGTATTTGCCTATTTTCATCAATGAAACGCTAAGTGAAGTTTATGGTGATAACGAGGAAAAAAAGTATAAAGAAATTACAAAAGCTAATAAGAATTCGGGTTTTGGATCTGGTGATGGAGTCAACACTTTTATAAAAGACTTGTATGCTGATTTTGATATTTACGATAATTATCTGAAATTTTTTGATAAAGATTTTGTAAGTCCTCTTTCTAGAACAGGAATCAATGTATACAATTATGTTTTAAATGATAGTATGTTTATTGATAATAAATGGTGTTATAACATTGTTTATTATCCAAGACGAAAAAATGAATTAACATTTAAAGGAGATTTTTGGGTAAACGACACCACTTTTGCTATCAAAAAAATCAATTTAGAAGCAAGTAAAAGCGCTAATATCAACTGGGTTAAGGAAATCTACATAGAGCAAGAATACGAAGTTATGAATGATTCGGTCTTCTTGTTGAAAAGAGATTATATGATGTCTGATTTTAGTTTTTCCAAAAAAGAAGAATCAAAAGGAGTTTATGGTAAAAGAACTACATTGGCTAGAAATCATAAATTCGATATTAAAAAAGAAGATAAATTTTATAAAAAAGAAGTCAATTTTTACGATAACGCTGTATATAATAAATCTGATGCTTTTTGGGAAGAAAATAGATTTGAAGCTTTAAATAAAAATGAAGCAGGAATTTATAAAATGCTCGATACGCTTAAAGAAGTTCCTCGTTTTAAAAGAATTTACAGCCTTGCCTCTATATTAGGAAGTGGATATGTTGAAATTCCAAAACTTAAATTAGATTACGGACCCATATTTTCAACTTTTGGGTATAATGATGTTGAAGGACAACGTATACGTGCTGGTGGAAGAACGTATTTTGGACCAAATGATAAATGGCGAATTCAAGGTTACACTGCTTACGGATTTAAAGATGATCAATTCAAATATGGAATTTCTGGTAGATGGATGGTAAATCCAAACAATCGATTAATTCTTTCCATTGGAAATCGTCGGGATGTAGAACAAATGGGGGTTAGTTTAACTACTTCTAATGATGTTTTAGGTCGTAGTTTTGCGTCTTCTGCATTATTTGCAAGTGGGGTAAATAATCAGTTGACATCGGTTAATTTAACCACATTAGGATTTGAAATTGAGCCATTTAAAAATTTCACATTTCAAACTAATCTAACTTACAGAACATTAAAATCAGCTTCGGGCGAGTTTAGTTTAGATTATTATACCGATTTAACTCAAACGGAAATTAAAAGTGAAGTAAAACAATCTGAAATCAATTTGGTAGCAGAGTTTACACCATACAGAAAAACCGTTGGTTATGGTGTAGATCGATTGGATGTAGATTTCAATTATCCAAGAGTTTTTCTAAGTTATAGTAATGGCTTAAAAGGGGTTTTAGATAGTGATTTTAATTATCAAAAATTACAATTTTATTATCGACAACCAACTTTAATTGGTGGCTTTGGGAGGTTGTTTACCACTTTTGAAACAGGTAAGATTTTCGGAGAGGTGCCGCTAGGTTTGATGGGGATAATTCCTGGAAATCAATCTTGGTTTGTAATTGAAAACACCTATAATTTATTAGATTATTATGATTTTGTGGCTGATGAATATGCATCATTGCATTTAGAACATCATTTTAATGGAAGGTTGTTTTCTAGAATTCCATATTTGCGAAAATTAAACCTACGTGAAATTATAGGAATTAAAGGAGTTTATGGAAGAGTTTCTGAGAAAAATAAAATGCTTAATGCTTCGGGACTAACGTATATAGCTCCAGAAGATATCTATTGGGAATATCATGCTGGCGTAGGGAATATATTTAAAGTATTGCGAGTTGATTTTGCATGGAGAGGGAGCTATTTAGAAATGCCTGATGCTAGAAAATTTGCAGTGAGAGCTTCTTTTGGATTTTATTTTTAA